From the Microplitis mediator isolate UGA2020A chromosome 6, iyMicMedi2.1, whole genome shotgun sequence genome, one window contains:
- the LOC130669486 gene encoding carboxypeptidase B-like, whose protein sequence is MNFKSLCFIIYLLTVIYSVQSLVIPEKIKPDAVNFTGLREFDGVPIEASSDVVDAVIVKAVEIPEEKVTYEGSQLWRVLADNEQADFVSFLQDTGEVVKWTGNDSTVDVLVRPDMIPRVSRFLRERQVKYDVVIPDIQQAIDQENPLPSAEEIEELEGRKGHRMEWSSYHRLEDIHGFLDYLADTFPDLCSVMTIGNSVEGRALKVLRISKGDPNVPAIWIDGGIHAREWISPASVTYIINYLVENSDELQADYYILPVVNPDGYEYSFRGDRLWRKNRSSPEKGGVCIGVDLNRNFGYRWGGLGTSKQPCREIFAGTGPFSEPETAAMKNFFEASAANFKAYLSFHSYGQYILYPWGYDRRVPPDYADLERVGQQSAAAMKSAGGSGSVYTVGNSATTLYAAAGGSDDWAKAILKIKYAYTIELRDKGKSGFILPARYIIPTAKEALAAVLTITEACKSV, encoded by the exons ATGAACTTCAAAAGTttgtgttttattatttatttacttactgtCATTTATTCAGTACAGTcgctggtaattcctgagaaaatAAAACCCGATGCTGTTAATTTTACGGGATTACGTGAATTTGATGGTGTTCCTATCGAAGCCAGTAGTGATGTCGTTGACGCTGTCATTGTCAAGGCTGTTGAAATACCCGAGGAAAAAGTAACTTATGAAGGGTCACAATTATGGCGAGTTCTCGCCGACAATGAACAGGCCGATTTTGTGTCTTTTCTTCAAGATACTGGag AAGTTGTAAAGTGGACTGGAAATGATTCAACGGTTGATGTCCTTGTCCGCCCGGATATGATTCCACGTGTGTCGCGATTCTTACGCGAACGTCAGGTTAAATATGATGTCGTTATACCTGACATCCAACAAGCTATAGATCAAGAAAACCCGCTGCCGTCAGCTGAAGAAATCGAAGAACTTGAAGGAAGAAAAG GTCATCGTATGGAGTGGTCAAGTTATCACCGCCTGGAAGACATTCACGGTTTTCTGGACTACCTTGCTGACACATTTCCTGATTTATGTTCTGTAATGACGATCGGAAATTCTGTCGAAGGCAGAGCTCTTAAG gtCTTGCGCATAAGTAAAGGCGATCCAAACGTACCTGCGATTTGGATAGACGGTGGTATTCATGCTCGTGAATGGATTTCCCCTGCATCTGtgacatatattataaattatttggtcGAAAACAGCGATGAGCTTCAAGCTGACTATTATATTTTGCCTGTTGTCAATCCCGACGG TTACGAGTATAGCTTCCGAGGGGACAGATTGTGGCGTAAAAATCGTAGCAGTCCCGAAAAAGGTGGCGTCTGTATTGGTGTAGATTTGAATAGAAATTTCGGGTACCGGTGGGGAGGTCTCGGTACCAGTAAACAACCATGTAGAGAAATTTTTGCTGGTACTGGGCCATTTTCGGAGCCTGAAACAGCagcaatgaaaaatttcttcgAAGCTAGTGCTGCTAATTTCAAG gCATATTTATCATTCCATAGCTACGgtcaatatattttgtatcCTTGGGGTTATGACAGAAGAGTGCCACCAGATTACGCAGATTTAGAACGTGTGGGACAACAATCGGCCGCAGCAATGAAATCTGCTGGTGGATCTGGTAGCGTTTACACAGTAGGCAATAGTGCAACGACACTTTATGCAGCTGCTGGTGGTTCTGATGACTGGGCCAAGGCGATACTCAAGATCAAGTATGCATACACGATCGAATTGCGTGACAAGGGTAAAAGTGGCTTCATATTACCAGCTCGGTACATAATTCCCACTGCTAAAGAAGCACTTGCTGCTGTTTTAACGATTACTGAAGCTTGCAAAtctgtataa